GGTGAATACGGAGGGCCCATCAGCTTCCAGGGGAAGAACATTGTTGTGATGAGTACATCTGGTCCCGAAAACACTCTCATTCGAACCTTCATGGACTTCCACTGCGTGATGTTCACAGGAGGTGAGGACAGCACCGCTGTACTTGAGGGCTTTACATTAAGGAACCAGATCTCCGATGGAACAACGTCGGGAAAACAAGAAGTTGTTGATTATGGCGGTGGACTTTACATCACAAACTCTTCTCCGACAATTCGGAATAATATCATCAAGGACTGCCTTGCTAAAACCGGAGCAGGAGTATACTTAGAGAATTCATCCATGTTCATGACAGACTGTACTGTCTACAATAATAATACATGGGTATATGGTGGCGGGCTCTTCATAGGAAGCTCTGATGAGAATGACCCTCCATGTATTATTGACTGCACAATTACGAACAATGAAGCTCAGTATGGTGGTGGATTTTATATCTGGGGTGATACAGCAATGGTTATCAACAATAATATCAGCGATAATTATTCTGATCATCATGGTGGTGGTATCGGTATAGATGGTTCAAATGTACTACTATGCAGTAATTACATTTCCGAAAATGATGGCGGGGACGGAGGAGGGATTTTCATAGGAAGCGGTATACCAACACTTATCGGAAATCTTATTGTTGAGAATACTGCTGGTCACGGTGGTGGTATTTATGAAGCTTCCGGTAGTACATTACACATTGTCAATAACACAATAGCGAGTAATATAGCAAATGGCTTAGGGGGAGGAATTGCCTCCGCTTCTGATACTCTTTATATAGATAACTCCATTCTCTGGGGTAATTCAGGCTCACTTGGCTCACAGATACTAATGGCTGAAGCTCATGTTTCAATTGAATATTGCGATGTTGAGTATGGAGAGGATTCTGTTTACAATTATGCTAGTTCCACTCTATACTGGGGTCTTGGCAACATCGATATCGATCCTCAGTTTGAGACGGGGCCTCTTGGTGATTATCACCTTTCATATGGTTCTCCCTGCATAGACGCAGGTAATCCCGCCTGGGAATACAACGATCCTGAAGATCCCTTTAATCCGGGTTACGCACTCTGGCCTGCAATGGGAACTACACGCAACGACATGGGAGCCTTCGGAGGAGGAGGAGTTAATTACTGGCTTACTGTTGAGGAGGAAGAATTTTCTCCAACTGAAACAGGGCTTGTATTAAAATCCTTCCCAAATCCATTCAGCTCATCATGTACTGTGTGTTATCAACTTGATGAAGCTTCACATGTGGTTCTTTCGGTGTTCGATCTTTCGGGAAGACTGGTTGAAATCCTTGTTGATGAGGTTGTTCCCGCAGGTATGTACTCTGAATATTTTGATGGCTCAAATCTCTGCTCAGGTATGTACCTGATAAGGTTGGTAGCAGGCGAACATGCCACTTCCAGGAGATGTATCATCATCAGGGATAATTAATCAGAATATAGAATCAGTTTACTCTCCCGTATACTAGAACCAGTACAGACTTGCTGAATTTGGAATTGATTAATTGAGCCTTATATAAGGATAGCATACGAGCATTAGTCCTCATGAAGATTTCTCAGGCTCCGCTCCGTCAGCAATCGTATCCATTACGAGGAATTCAGGAACGTGTATGACGAACGCTTCTCAAAACGTTACGGCTTCTGGCGTTCCGTCACCGATGAAGTAGTGGGGAAGTATCTGCAATGTGGTGATCCTCATTTCGGCTTTGCCAGGATCAGGTGCAGAGAATGCGGCGCTGAGTATCTGAGAGCCTTTTCCTGCAAATATCGCGGTTTCCGGGATCTCCCGGGAACCTCATGCTTCTGGTTATGCTGGTTTCAGGCAATAATCGGAGGTTTATCGGGACGAATTGGCTGCCTTACGGGCAGGTCATGGGATTGTGGGAAATCCTTTGTCCTATTGATTGCAGGTGTCAATCAAATGTACAATGTCACCGGATACAAGTTCATGGATGTGACCTTGAGGATGACAATTGCCTTCTGAATCTTTCCATTAGTTTTAAGGATGTCTTTCGATAAAGAAATGTATCTTCTGGCTAAAAGCCATATACACATATTACATTGAATTTCTATATATAATATGATAATAATGCATGGATGCAAGACCTGACCCTTGACATATGACCCTTGACATATGACCCTTGACATATGGAACTGAGTTACCTGACTCGGTAGTTGATCCATCCCCCGAGCAGAATCAGCGCTGCGCCTGCAAAAACAGCCAAACTCGGTATGGAGTTGAAGAACATTGTTTGCCAGAGCATTGAAAAGATCACGCTGAGGTAGCCGTATATTGCAACCTTGCCTCCGGGAGCATATCTGTATGCTGAAGTCATGAAAAGCTGTCCCGAAGCGCCGAAGATACCAATGCATATCAGGAGAATAAGTGATCGTGAATCCGGTATTACTCCGTTTCGGATAACAGACGGCAGAAAGACCAGCGACATCAGCACTGAGAACCAGAATACTATTATCAGGGGTTTATCTGTTTTGCGCAGAGCTCTTATTGCGGTATAGGCGCTTCCCGCGAATATTGCTGAGAGAAGGGCAAGACCTGCCGGAAGAGAAATCGGAATTACACCTGGTCGAAGTATTACCACGACTCCTACAAGTCCAAGAAAAAGTGCGACGATCTGTGCTTTTCTCAATCTTTCTTTCAGGAACCACCAGGCGAAAATAAGGACAAAGAAGGGGCTCAGCCTGTTAATTGTTACAGCCTCTGCAAGAGGTAAACCTTCAACAGCAGTGAAGTACGTAAGCATTCCAGCAATTCCGAAAATCGACCTTGCTCCCAGCAGGCGGACACTTCCCGGTTTCAACGGGATTCTCCTGAACAGCAGTATGAAAAGTGTGATGACTGCCGAAATCGATGCTCTCGCGAAGAGCTTCTGTGAAACGGAAACGCCAGCTTCAGTGGGAATGGCCTTCACACATACGGGAACCAGCGAGAGAAACAGAGTAGCGATTATCATGTAGAATGCTGCTCGCATACCCGAAGTCAGGTTCATCAGGGTATTCTGATCAGTTCGTATTTCATTGAGCCCATTCCGAATGATTCCGCAATTCTGAGTTGAAGCTCACCATCAATATCAGGACGGAACGCCATGAATTTATCATCTCCAGTATCAGCTTTCCCCGCAAGTGGTGAATTCGCGGCTGATGGGGCAGAGGTGACAAGATCCAGCGAAGCCTTATCCAGCGCGACAGGATCGGTGGAAGCCAGGATGCCTATGTCATCGACAAGGGGAGGATGTGTGTCATGCATGCAGTCGCAATCCGGAACCACTGCTGTGACGAAATTCACGTACAGAACAGGATTCGCGGTTTTCGCTACAACTGACGCGTATTCAACCATTCTTCTCATGAAGACATTCATTTCCTGATTCCAGCTGACCCTGATGGCACCTTCCGGGCAACGTCCGAGGCACTCACCGCAGCCGGTGCAGGATTCGGTGTTGATAACTGCGAATGCATTGATTGTAATAGCATTTGAAGGACAGTTAGCCGAACATATCCCGCATGCGGTACAACTGTCGCTTTTGATATTCGGCTTTACTGAAGAATGCTGATACAGTTTTCCGGCTCTGGAAGCGCATCCCATTCCCAGATTCTTTATCGCTCCTCCGAATCCGGTAAGTAGATGACCTTTGAAATGGCTGATTACAATCATGGCATCAGCGCTGCAGATTATCGAGGCGAGATGAGCTGCAGATGAATCGAATTCATCCGGCATTTCAATAAGAGTTTCATTCTCCCCGCGCAGGCCGTCGGCAACGATGAACGGCGGTGTGTCCGGGGTGCCGAATCCGTGTTCCGCAGCAAGACATATATAATCCGGAGCAGACATTCGGAGGCCTGGATAAAGTACGGTAGTGTCAGTGAGGAATGTCCGGTCTGCAGGGAAATTAAGAGCGTGTATGATTTTGTTAACATTTTCCGCGCTCACATATGATGTATTTCCCGCTTCACCGGGGTGAATTTTCACAGCGACAAAGTCCGTTACTTTCAATTTTGCTGCTGTTTCCAGATTCTCAAGCAGCTTTGTGAAAGCTCCGGGAAGATCTGTCTTTGCAGCTGACAGGAAAAAAACCTGAGGCATATTAACCTCCTTTAACCGGGTTCAATCTATTCATCATCCTTGCTTGCGGAATATACGCTGTTTATAGATTAGGGTATGAAATACCTGAAATGGGTCGAGATCGAGGAGTCAGCTCCCGACTGGAATCTGCGTCAGCTGAGGGCATGTTCGGAGAACGGACAGAATTTCCCTGTCTGTGCTGTCATTAAAGCCAACGCATACGGACATGGCGTTCGGGAGATTACAAGTCTGCTTCCCTCTGCTGCGTGGTTTGCCGTGAATTCCCTTGATGAAGGGCTCGAACTCAGACATTACGGAATAGAGCGTCCCGTCCTTCTGCTGGGTTATGTGTTGCTCGATAGACTTACTGAAGCAATTGAAGCTGATCTTCGTCTTACAGTTTACAATATCGAAACGCTTAAAAAGCTTAAGAAGACAGTAAATCCGGAAAAACCCGCCCGAGTTCATATTAAGGTAGAAACCGGTACAAACAGGCAGGGAATACTACCGGAGAATTTGCCGGAATTCCTCAATAGTGCGGCTCTAATTCCAGGAATAAAGATAGAAGGTCTGTCAACGCATTTTGCCAATATTGAAGATACTCTGAATCATGAGTATGCAGAGGTGCAGCTTCACCGATTCGAAGAAGTTCTCAGGTTAATCGGAGATTCGGGCGTTCATCCTGAAGTGATTCATACTGCGTGTACAGCAGCTGCTATACTATTTCCTGAGACTCACTTCAACATGTTGAGAACTGGAATCGGATTGTACGGCTTATGGCCTTCAAGAGAAACATTCCTTTCTGCCCAGACTGCCGGAAGACAGGTACCTGATCTTAAACCTGTTCTTTCATGGAAAACGAGAATTGCTCAGATAAAGACAATTCCATCAGGAAGTTTCGTAGGGTATGGATGCACATTCAGGACAAATAGAAAGACAAGGCTTGGAGTGTTGCCTGTAGGTTACGCGGATGGTTACGACAGGGGGTGTGGAAACTCCGCTCATGTGCTGATCAGGGGGAAACGTGCTCCGCTTCTTGGAAGAGTGTGCATGAACCTGATAATGGTTGACCTTACCGATATCCCCCACTCCCGCCTGGAGGATGAGGTTGTGCTTCTCGGAAAAGATGGGGACGAGATTATCTCCGCTGAGATGATGGCCGAATGGGCAGGTACAATAAATTACGAAATCGTTACCCGTATCAGTCCGTTCATGCCCAGAGTGATAAAGAGAGGAAAAGAAAGTGTACATTGATGTGATAGGTGTTGATGGGTCAAAACAGTATGGATGCTGTCTCTGTTCGATGCTCCTTGGCGAGTCGGTCCTGCTTGATGCGGGATCAGCGTCCATGCTTTCAGGAACACAACAGGATAATGTTGAGATGGTTCTTCTTACCCATGCCCACCTCGATCATGTACTTGAACTGGGTTTCATGATTGATGCTACCGTTTCTCGCAGAGATGAACCTCTGAGGGTTATGGGAAGCAAGGCATGTCTTGATGTGGTCAAAAAACACTATATGAACGATCTGCTGTGGCCGGATTTCAGCAGAATCAAAACCTCCCGTGGTCCGGCTCTTGTCTATGAAGCGATGAAGGACAGGGAATGGTTTGAGCTTCCAGGGGGAATCAGAGCCTGGTCAGAACCGGTTTGCCATAGCGCCGGCGCCAGGGGGTTCCTGTTCCGATCAAGTACTGGTTCCATCCTGCATACAGGTGATACGGGGCCAACAGAGACTCTCTGGAAAAGAGGAGCAGAACTTGGTGATCTTTCAATGGTTATTGCGGAAGTATCATTTCCGGACAATCAGACCGATATAGCTATTGCCAGTAATCACCTTACACCAGCTCTTCTGGAGAACGAACTGAAGAAACTGAACAAGCCTGATGTGCCCGTGTATACGTTTCATCTCAAACCATGGCTGAGACATGAGATCGAGCGGGATCTTGCACGGAGATTCCGCGACAGAGTAGTGGTACTCCGCCGGGGCGACAGACTGGAATTCTGATTCAACCATCTATCTTCGGAATATCCACCCGAAAGGAACTTCTTTGATGAAAACCGGTCTTGATCGATTAAAGCGTGACATGCTTCCCGGCAGATGTATTGGACTGCTTTCCCATTATGCTGCTGTAGATTCACAGTACAGATTGTCAGTTGATGTGCTTGCCGGGATGGATGGAATAGAACTTACCGCGCTATTCGGACCTCAGCACGGGTTCTATGGTGAGACTCAGGATAACATGATCGAGTGGGACGGTTACACTCATCCTGACTACGGTATCCCGGTTCACAGCCTTTACGGGAATACCCGTGAACCCACGTCTGAAATGCTGGAGGGACTGGACTGCCTTGTAGTTGATCTTCAGGATGTCGGGGCCAGGTATTACACCTATGTATACACAATGGGATACTGCATGAGGAAATGCTCCGAACTCGGGATTCCTGTAATCGTACTCGACAGGCCTAATCCTCTTGGAAATTCGATTATTGAGGGAAAACCACTGCTGCCGGGGTACGAATCGTTTGTCGGCCTTTACCCTATTCCGGTTCGTCATGCGCTGACAATTGGAGAACTCGCAGGATTGTTTGCCCGTTTTGACGGAATTCCTGTGCCCGCAGTTATTGAAATGACCGGATGGGACGGCTGTGGAATTTCCGATGAATATGCCTGGGTTTATCCTTCACCAAACATGCCTTCACCTGATACTGCCATTGTTTATCCAGGAATGTGTCTGCTGGAAGCGACAAATCTTTCCGAGGGTAGGGGAACCACAAGACCGTTCAACGTATTCGGAGCCCCATGGATTAATGGGAAAGAACTCTGTTCCAGGCTGAATGGAACCATATGGACGGAGGGTGCAGTCCTCAGACCACATGCCTTTCTGCCCACATTCAACAAACACACTGGAGTGATGTGCTATGGCGCTGAAATCCATATTATCGACAGATCCTGTTTCAGATCATTGAGAACGGCACTGGGCATTCTTCTGGAAACTTTCAGATATTCACAGACCCGGTGGAATCCTCCGCCATACGAGTATGAATTTGAAAGAATGCCCGTAGATATTCTTACGGGAAGTTCGGAAGTGAGAGAGGCTGTGAAAGCAGGAAACAAGAGTGTTCTAATTGAATTTGCAGAGGGTGATCCTGCCGGTCACACGGAACTGACCAGAGGGGTCTTACTGTACGATAGGGGATTTCTCAGGTGAAAATCGGAATATTGTCAGACATCCACGGTAATCTTCCTGCTCTCGAAGCTTCCTGGGATCTGTTTGAGACTGAAGAAGTTGAGCAGGTTGTCTGCCTTGGTGATCTGGTTCAGTTCGGTCCTTATCCCGGAGAAGTAATTGATTTCGTGAGGCAGCACGATATGGATGTTGTTCAGGGCGACTGCGACAGGGCGGTTGCAAAAGGCAGGAGTGATATCGGAGATAATTACCCCAACATACACTGGGAGCAGCTGGCCCGGAAAACACTTCAATGGACAAAAGAAAATATCACGGATTCTCAGAGGAAGTTCCTTCGAAAGCTACCCTCTGAAATAAGGTATCAGATCGGAAGCAGGAGGATCCTGTGTGTTCATGGTCTTCCAGGAAAAATCTCCAGTGGCATTCAGGCGAACATACCGAACGAGGTTTGTGACCTTCTTTTCAAAAGAAACTCCTGTGATGTGCTTGTTCTCGGGCATACTCATGAGATGTTTCTCAAAGGGCGTGGTTCTCGGATGATAGTCAATCCAGGCAGTGTCGGCGGTGGTACAATTCCGGGCGAAGCAACTGTGGCTGTGATTGAAGTAGATGAAGAAAACACTACAACATCGGTCTGCTGGCACCGCGTTCCTTACAATATTCAGAAATACGTGACGAAGTACAAAGCGGAAGGTCTTCCGGAGATATTTCTCAGGTGTATTCTCCTTGGCAGAGATCCCAGGGGAGAATGGCATACAAAAGTATGGAGGCAGAAATGGGCAGAACAATAGTTGAGAAAATCATGTCCTCTCACAGTGGAGATGATTGCAGAGCAGGTGATGTCGCTTGGATCAAGATTGACAACAGAACAGCCAGAGATTTTGCCGGAGCGAGTGTAGTTGCAAATCTGGAGAAATACGGGGGTGATTCTCCAATTAACGATAAACAGAAGACATTTTTCACATTTGACTGTAATGTTCCAGCGAATACAATTCCCTATGCCAACAACCAGCACAGAATCAGATTGTTTGCCAGGAAGTATGATCTTGAAGTTTTCGATGTTGATGCCGGAATAGGTTCACATATAGTAATAGAAGGCAAATTCGGAAAACCTGGTACAACCACGGTCGGAACGGACAGCCACCTTAATATCATGGGTTCGGTCGGTGCGTTCGGTCAGGGAATGGGTGACGTGGATATTGCCTATGCCTTCAAGACCGGGAATGTGTGGTTCGAGGTGCCGCATACGGTGAAAGTTACTCTTGAGGGAATACCTGCGCAGGGTACAGAGGCAAAGGATGTTGCACTGGCAATGCTCCGGAGATTCAACAGCCATGAGCTTCTCGGGAAGGCCGTTGAGGTTTACGGTCCCTGGATTACGAAAGCTACACTGGAAGACTGTATCACTTTTTCAAGCCTTGCCACCGAGATGGGTGCCATTATCGGTATGATTCCACCAAATGATAACGTACTAACTTTTTTCGGTATATCAAGGGAAGAAGCAGTTTATGCAGATTCCGACGCGGAATATTCAGAAGAATACGTACTTGATATCAGCGGGCTTGAGCCCCTGATCGCAGCTCCGCCAAGCCCATCCAATGTTTCACCTGTATGTGAGCATAGTGATGTAAAAGTCGATGGTGTATTCATAGGCAGTTGCACCAACGGAACCTATCAGGATCTGAAGTATGCCTCCGAACTTCTTAAAGGGCGCAAGGTAGCTCCCGGAGTCATGCTTAAAGTTGTTCCCGCAACGAGAGAAACGTGGTCGAGATTGCTTGATGAAGGACTTCTGAAGGATATTTTCGACGCTGGGGGAATCATCAGTAACGCGGGTTGTGGAGGGTGCGCATCGGGTCAGATCGGTATGACCGGCGAGAGAGAAATTCAGGTAAGCACATCCAATCGTAACTTCAAAGGCAAGCAGGGCAGGGGAAACACTTATCTTGCCGGTATCGGAACGGCCGTTGCCTCAGCCGTGCTTGGAAGAATTGCGTCAGTGCATGAACTGAAGGAGGTGCGAACATGACTCGCGATATGATTCTCAGGGGAAGATTGTGGGTATTGAAATCCGGAGAAAACCTCTTCTGTGATATTGATACTGATATGATCTATCACAATGCTCACCTTGCTGTAACCGCAATTGAAGAAATGGGTCAGTTCGCTCTCGGCAATCTTGATGGTTACAAAGATTTTGCCGGTAAGGCTAAACCAGGCGATATCATTCTGACCGGGGACAATTTCGGCTCAGGCAGTTCCAGACAGCACGCGGTGGACTGTTTCACAGCTCTTGGAGTTCAGGCCGTAATCGCCAGATCTTTTGGAGCGATATACAAACGAAATGCGATCAACAGCGGTTTTCCGATCATTGAACTACCAGGACTTCCCGATAGTTTCTTCGAGCAGTTCGATGAAGTCGAGCTTGATCTTGAGAAGGGCGTTCTTTCGAAAGGGGAGAAGAGTTTCCGGGGAAACCCCATGAGCAAGGTTGCAAAGGATATCTACCTGGCAGGAGGGCTTTTTCAGTACGCCGAGCAGATGTGATTACAGGCAATTTTGATTTCCAATAAATCGTACATGTTTACCTGAGTCAACCTCTCTTTCCATGCAGTACTTTGCTGAATGGTCTTGACTTTTGCGCAAAGCCTTGCATAATAGTCATCATGAAACGATATCTGGAGGAAAGAATTGTCGCTGATCTGAAGAGAAAAATGGTTCTTCTTACCGGGCCCAGGCAGGTGGGGAAGACTTTTCTCTCGAAACAGATCGCTGAGAACTACTTCATGCGTTCCTGCTACCTGAACTTCGATAATGTCCTTGATGCAAGTGTAATCATTGCTCAGAACTGGCCTTTGGACATAGACCTGCTTATTCTGGACGAGATTCATAAGATGTCCGGCTGGAAGCAGTTTCTCAAAGGTGTGTACGACACGAAGCCTCTTGAGTGTGCCCTGCTTGTGACCGGTAGTTCCAGGATGGATACTTTCCGGCAGGCCGGTGAGTCCCTTGCCGGTCGTTACTTTCATCATAGACTGTGGCCTCTTTCAGTGGCAGAGCTGAAGAACACATATCAGCCAGGAGAGGCTTTCAGGCTCCTGCAAAAGTTTGGGGGCTTCCCCGAACCATTTCTCAGTGGGGATGAAACCGAAGCGAATCGCTGGCGTTCACAGTACTTCACCGATCTTATCCGGGAGGATGTTCTGGAATTCGGCAGGCTTCAGGAAATCCGGACTATGCGGGTTTTGCTGGAGCTTCTCAGGAAAAGGGTCGGCTCTCCTTTGTCCTGTACTTCCCTTGCCACAGATCTGCAGGTTGCACCCAACACAGTCAGGCGGTATGTGGATATTCTGGAGGCGCTTCACATTATTTTTCTGGTGCGGCCCCATCATGCAAACATTGCAAGAGCGATTCAAAAGATGCCGAAGATCTACTTTCATGATTCCGGTTATGTTCAGGGTGATGAAGGGATCACCGTTGAAAACACTGCTGCAATCTGCTTGAGAAAACACGCAGATTACAGATCTGACATATCAGGAGACAGGGTAGAACTATGTTACATCCGCACCAAAGAAAAACATGAAATAGATTTCACCCTGGTCTGCAATGGAGAACCCTTGGTGCTGATAGAGGTAAAAATTTCCAGCACAACAACTCCTGCAGGTCTGAAGTTGCTGGGAGAGAAACTCCCCGGAGTGAAACGAGTTCATCTTGTCAGAGACCTGCGATTGGAGCAGGATCGGGAAGGTGTTTCAATTAGAAAATTACCGGAATGGCTTGCCGATCTGGATGCCTGATTCTTTCATTGAAGGAACTGATGAATGAGAGTGGATAATAAGAATGAAATGAGGAATATCTACCTGGCAGAAGGACTTTTTCAGTACGCCGAGCAAATGTGATTACTAATATGAAGTGAAAGGGAGAATTATGCATTTTACAGTCGATCAGGAATTATGCATCGGATGCGGTGCTTGTATGGGAACATGTCCAGAAATATTCGAGGTTCTCGATGGTAAATCTGATGTCAAAATTAATCCGGTCCCCGTCGAGTATCAGGAAAACGCAATAAGCGCTGAAGACGGATGCCCTGTAGGCGCTATTTCACACGAATGAGTCGTAACTCAGTGAAATTGCTGATATTACATATATGAAGAAACACTTGATCAGAACTGTGATTTTTGATCTGGACGGTCTTCTGGCAGACACCGAGAAGCTCCATCGAAGAACATACCAGGAAACGCTTGGGGAATTCGGGATCGAACTATCCGATGAACAGTACGAAGACCACTGGATTCGCCGGGGAATGGGTATCGCTGAATTCACCTCACAGAATAATCTGTCTATCGACCCTGATCTGATTCGTTCAATAAAGACATCCAGGTATGATAATCTGGTCAGAAGTTCGGTCGATCCAATGCCGGGAGCTATCTCTCTGCTGTCCCGGCTGAAGAACAGGAGAACCCTTGGCCTTGCAACCTCCTCGTACAGGAACAGCGTCGAAATCGTTCTGAGCACTCTTGGAATTGCTGACTGCTTCTCATGTATTGCGACGAAGGAGAGTGTTTCCCGCGTGAAGCCGTTTCCGGATATCTTCCTTTATGCAGCACGGGAACTGAATACTCTCCCCGTGCATTGCCTGGTTCTGGAAGATGCTGAAAAAGGGATACTTGCCGCCGAAGCTGCGGGAATGAAAAGCATCGCTGTTCCCAATATATATACAGTGCATAATGATTTCTCGAAGGCTACCATAGTGCTGCCGACCCTGGAGGATGTGACTCTCGAACTGATCGAGGAACTCTGACAGAAGTATTTCACCAGATAATTCTGAACTGTCAATCAGTCGTACATGCTTGCCTGGTTCAACCTGAGAAGCGGGAGATCAACGATCATAAGAGAATCAAGCCCTTCAATTGAAGGCAGACCTATTCTGATAACAGGATGCTCCGGTTCTTTCAGAAGTAGAATGAAACTCTCAGGGTCAAACCAGAAGCCATTTGTCCAGAGCCAGCTGTCGGTTGAGACATCCGGCGGAATATCAAGGTTTTCCCTTACAAGCTCATGAAACACCGAATCCATCTGAATAATAGCTTCAAGATTGAGAACAGTTCCGTCGTAAAGCCATGTGCGATATGAGCTGAAAAGAGATACTCGGTCTGGATTCTTAATAAGTTTAACCTGTATCAATCCGGAGACCCATGTGGATCCTGAAACAAGAAGCTCCAGCATTCTTTCCTCTGTTGCGCCTGCGTTGACCAATGATGGAACAATATCAGCAGGTAACGGGGCTATCCAGAAAAGCGTATCCCTTGTTTCTGACCCGACCGTCAGGCATACACCCTGAACAAGGTAATGGTGCGGAATACCACCGGCAACGTACGTTGAATCCATACTGATAACAATCAGAACTGAATCTGATACAGGTTCCTCAAGAGGGGTGTTTTCAGGCATTTCAGATGATCCTTCAGGAGACTGCGTAAAAACGACCAAAAAGAATAATAGAACGCTCATCTAATTGAAAACACCTTCTTCTCTCAGGCTTAAAGTTTCGCCGTCAGCGACGATCATATGGTCGAGAAGTCTGAATCCGAGGCTTTTTCCAAGATCCCGCAGGTTTCTTGTAAGTCTGATATCCTCCTGGCTTGCACGTTTGGCTCCACCGGGATGATTGTGAACCAGAATGACACCTGTTGCTCCGGTAGCAATGACCTTCTCCAGCAGGTTTCTGGGATGTACAGCGGCCTTATCCACAGTACCGAATTCCAGAATACATTCAGTGATCAATCTATTGCTCGAATCCAGCAGAAGCGCAATAAGTCTCTCTTTTCTGAGAGTACTCATTTTTATTTCAAGATATTCTCTGACTTTCTCAGGGCTGTCAATAACCTGTGTACCTTTCTTTAACTTGAACGATTGCGTGGTGATGGAAGTTGCCAGGTTCAGGAGAACGGAAGCCGCCGGTCCTATTCCAGATACGGTCTGAAGCATCGAAGGCGGCTGGTTAAGCACGCCGCGAAGAGATCCGAATTTCTCAATAAGTGCCGCAGCTGTTTCCTTTGTGTCCTTCCTGGGGATTGCATAGGTCAGAAGGAGTTCGAGTGCATCTCTATCCGAAAACCCCCTGATTCCTGCCTGAAGAAACCTTTGCCTGAGGCGCTCTCTGTGGCCTTTCGGTGAAAGACTCATTTTTCCAGATAAACTGTTGTGGACGGGAAAGCAAAATCAAGTTCGAGACCGTATACGACCCTCATGATATTCAGATTAATTGATTCTCTCTTGTTCAGCCACACATTGTAGTCGGTTGTCAGTATGAAGTATTTCATATCGATGTCCAGCGATGAGTCACCGAAACCGGTGAAATTCACGAAGACATTGTCGTTATCGATTGACTCATCGTCCCGAAGCATCTGTCGCAGCTGTATAAG
This region of Candidatus Aegiribacteria sp. genomic DNA includes:
- a CDS encoding T9SS type A sorting domain-containing protein: MKNSVFLLIAFCTLLTADTLLVPSEYPSIQSAISASQDGDTVLVSPGEYGGPISFQGKNIVVMSTSGPENTLIRTFMDFHCVMFTGGEDSTAVLEGFTLRNQISDGTTSGKQEVVDYGGGLYITNSSPTIRNNIIKDCLAKTGAGVYLENSSMFMTDCTVYNNNTWVYGGGLFIGSSDENDPPCIIDCTITNNEAQYGGGFYIWGDTAMVINNNISDNYSDHHGGGIGIDGSNVLLCSNYISENDGGDGGGIFIGSGIPTLIGNLIVENTAGHGGGIYEASGSTLHIVNNTIASNIANGLGGGIASASDTLYIDNSILWGNSGSLGSQILMAEAHVSIEYCDVEYGEDSVYNYASSTLYWGLGNIDIDPQFETGPLGDYHLSYGSPCIDAGNPAWEYNDPEDPFNPGYALWPAMGTTRNDMGAFGGGGVNYWLTVEEEEFSPTETGLVLKSFPNPFSSSCTVCYQLDEASHVVLSVFDLSGRLVEILVDEVVPAGMYSEYFDGSNLCSGMYLIRLVAGEHATSRRCIIIRDN
- a CDS encoding transposase zinc-binding domain-containing protein, which encodes MYDERFSKRYGFWRSVTDEVVGKYLQCGDPHFGFARIRCRECGAEYLRAFSCKYRGFRDLPGTSCFWLCWFQAIIGGLSGRIGCLTGRSWDCGKSFVLLIAGVNQMYNVTGYKFMDVTLRMTIAF
- a CDS encoding DMT family transporter, with amino-acid sequence MNLTSGMRAAFYMIIATLFLSLVPVCVKAIPTEAGVSVSQKLFARASISAVITLFILLFRRIPLKPGSVRLLGARSIFGIAGMLTYFTAVEGLPLAEAVTINRLSPFFVLIFAWWFLKERLRKAQIVALFLGLVGVVVILRPGVIPISLPAGLALLSAIFAGSAYTAIRALRKTDKPLIIVFWFSVLMSLVFLPSVIRNGVIPDSRSLILLICIGIFGASGQLFMTSAYRYAPGGKVAIYGYLSVIFSMLWQTMFFNSIPSLAVFAGAALILLGGWINYRVR
- a CDS encoding DUF362 domain-containing protein, with protein sequence MPQVFFLSAAKTDLPGAFTKLLENLETAAKLKVTDFVAVKIHPGEAGNTSYVSAENVNKIIHALNFPADRTFLTDTTVLYPGLRMSAPDYICLAAEHGFGTPDTPPFIVADGLRGENETLIEMPDEFDSSAAHLASIICSADAMIVISHFKGHLLTGFGGAIKNLGMGCASRAGKLYQHSSVKPNIKSDSCTACGICSANCPSNAITINAFAVINTESCTGCGECLGRCPEGAIRVSWNQEMNVFMRRMVEYASVVAKTANPVLYVNFVTAVVPDCDCMHDTHPPLVDDIGILASTDPVALDKASLDLVTSAPSAANSPLAGKADTGDDKFMAFRPDIDGELQLRIAESFGMGSMKYELIRIP
- the alr gene encoding alanine racemase; translated protein: MKYLKWVEIEESAPDWNLRQLRACSENGQNFPVCAVIKANAYGHGVREITSLLPSAAWFAVNSLDEGLELRHYGIERPVLLLGYVLLDRLTEAIEADLRLTVYNIETLKKLKKTVNPEKPARVHIKVETGTNRQGILPENLPEFLNSAALIPGIKIEGLSTHFANIEDTLNHEYAEVQLHRFEEVLRLIGDSGVHPEVIHTACTAAAILFPETHFNMLRTGIGLYGLWPSRETFLSAQTAGRQVPDLKPVLSWKTRIAQIKTIPSGSFVGYGCTFRTNRKTRLGVLPVGYADGYDRGCGNSAHVLIRGKRAPLLGRVCMNLIMVDLTDIPHSRLEDEVVLLGKDGDEIISAEMMAEWAGTINYEIVTRISPFMPRVIKRGKESVH
- a CDS encoding 3',5'-cyclic-nucleotide phosphodiesterase gives rise to the protein MYIDVIGVDGSKQYGCCLCSMLLGESVLLDAGSASMLSGTQQDNVEMVLLTHAHLDHVLELGFMIDATVSRRDEPLRVMGSKACLDVVKKHYMNDLLWPDFSRIKTSRGPALVYEAMKDREWFELPGGIRAWSEPVCHSAGARGFLFRSSTGSILHTGDTGPTETLWKRGAELGDLSMVIAEVSFPDNQTDIAIASNHLTPALLENELKKLNKPDVPVYTFHLKPWLRHEIERDLARRFRDRVVVLRRGDRLEF